The genomic stretch GTCTCGGGGCTGGTGAAGACCTTGTCGGCGGAGACGTCCCAGTCCCAGATCAGGTCGCCGGAACCGGTCAGCGCCAGCGCACGGCGCTCGACGTCGGAGACGACGCCAGTGGTGGCGCCGCCGCCCGCGAAGGCATGCTGCATCACGGTGAATCCGATCAACATCACGATCAGCACCAGGCCGCCGAGCAGCGCCGGACCGACGATGTCGTTGGTGACGCTGCCGGCCACCGTCATGCCGGCCGCGACCACCCAGACCACCAGCAGGAACCAGGTCGGGATCAGCAGCACGGCGCGGTCGAAGCCATGGGTCGAGAGATAGACGATCAGCGCAAAGCCCGCGAACGCGATCAGCACCAGCGACATTCGCGCGATGCCCGAGGCCACCGCCGGATCGAACAGCGCCAGCGCCACCAGCGAGCCGAGAAAGGCAAGCCAGCCAACCGTGATGTGGGAATAGCGCACATGCCAGCGGCTGAGGTTGAGATAGGCGAACAAAAATACCAGCAGCGTCGCGGCCAGGATCGCTTCGCCCGCCGCGCGCCAGATCCGCTCGGCGTTGTTCGACATGTCGAGCACCTTGCCCCAGAAGCCGAAGTCGACGCCGATATAGACCAGCACCGCCCAGGCAAGCGCGGCGGCAGCGGGGAACATGATGCTGCCCTTGACCACGAACAGGATGGTCAACACCAGCGCCAGAAGTCCGGAAATGCCGATCACGATGCCCTGGTACAGCGTGAACGAATTGACCTTGTCCTTGTAGGCGTCGGGCTCCCACAGATAGAGCTGCGGCAGCTTGTCGGTGCGCAGTTCGGCGACAAAGGTGATGACGGCGCCGGGATCCAGCGTGATACGGAAGATGTCTGCGGTGGCGCTGTCCTGGCGCTCGGGCCGGTCGCCGGTCGACGGCGTGATGGTCGCGATGCGCGACAGTCCGAGGTCGGGCCACAGCAGGCCCGAGGACACGATGCGATAATGCGGCGCGACGATCAGGCGATCGAGCTGGTCGTCGGTGTTGTTGGCGAGCGCGAACACCACCCAGTTCTGTCCGCCCTCGCGGGCGCGTACCTCGATGCGCCGGACAA from Polyangia bacterium encodes the following:
- a CDS encoding PAS domain-containing protein — protein: MRLIRCLAPLALGLMIFAAAAPARALDAVSVRSDAPAIDLTAVLDHQHSDSDRIQVSTAPGTDGIVRRIEVRAREGGQNWVVFALANNTDDQLDRLIVAPHYRIVSSGLLWPDLGLSRIATITPSTGDRPERQDSATADIFRITLDPGAVITFVAELRTDKLPQLYLWEPDAYKDKVNSFTLYQGIVIGISGLLALVLTILFVVKGSIMFPAAAALAWAVLVYIGVDFGFWGKVLDMSNNAERIWRAAGEAILAATLLVFLFAYLNLSRWHVRYSHITVGWLAFLGSLVALALFDPAVASGIARMSLVLIAFAGFALIVYLSTHGFDRAVLLIPTWFLLVVWVVAAGMTVAGSVTNDIVGPALLGGLVLIVMLIGFTVMQHAFAGGGATTGVVSDVERRALALTGSGDLIWDWDVSADKVFTSPETESLLGLKRGTLEGPAAKWLEVLHPLDQDRFRAALDSVLDQRRGRLVQDFRLRTPDGHFMWFALKARPVVGSDGEVSRVVGTLTDVTETKN